The following proteins are co-located in the Halarcobacter sp. genome:
- a CDS encoding alpha/beta hydrolase, producing MREKRVLILHGLGGSDFPHWQAHLARDLIEQNSIVSFPSLPNRENPSLEEWKEFVKNEIEHFKPTIVVCHSLANILWFHICEEMDIQLDKLMLVAPVRINCEIEEIKEFFPYPIPKNLKSNEIIMAASTNDPYMNVEEAIRLQSKLNIGMKLLEEAGHINAASGYGKLDCALDWINREEECEENQ from the coding sequence ATGAGAGAAAAAAGAGTTTTAATATTACATGGTTTAGGTGGAAGTGATTTCCCCCATTGGCAAGCACATTTAGCAAGAGATTTGATAGAACAAAATAGTATAGTATCTTTCCCCTCTTTACCAAATAGGGAAAACCCGAGTTTAGAAGAGTGGAAAGAGTTTGTTAAAAATGAAATTGAACATTTTAAACCTACAATAGTAGTATGTCATTCTTTAGCAAATATTTTATGGTTTCATATTTGTGAAGAGATGGATATTCAACTAGATAAATTAATGTTAGTCGCTCCTGTTAGAATAAATTGTGAAATTGAAGAGATAAAAGAGTTTTTCCCTTATCCAATCCCAAAAAATTTAAAATCAAATGAAATAATTATGGCTGCATCAACAAACGATCCATATATGAATGTAGAAGAAGCAATTAGATTACAAAGTAAATTAAATATTGGTATGAAGCTTTTAGAAGAAGCAGGGCATATTAATGCAGCTTCAGGATATGGAAAACTAGATTGTGCCTTAGATTGGATAAATAGAGAAGAAGAGTGTGAGGAAAATCAGTAA